One Phycisphaerae bacterium genomic window carries:
- a CDS encoding peroxiredoxin, with the protein MPLIGDKAPEFEAETTQGKIRFPADYKGKWVVFFSHPADFTPVCTTEFMTFASMAGEFKALNCELLGLSIDSTYSHIAWLRTIKEKITYKDLKGVEVTFPVISDLTMEVSKKYGMLQPAASNTQAVRAVFIIDPQAIVRAVLYYPLANGRNMQEVKRLLVAMQHSDEHKIATPANWQPGDDVIVPPPGSCGAAKERVEKSAADTKVLDWFLTLKKCPHGK; encoded by the coding sequence ATGCCGTTGATCGGCGACAAAGCCCCCGAGTTCGAGGCCGAGACCACACAGGGCAAGATCCGTTTCCCTGCAGACTACAAAGGCAAGTGGGTCGTGTTCTTCTCGCACCCGGCGGATTTCACGCCGGTCTGCACGACGGAGTTCATGACGTTCGCCAGCATGGCCGGCGAATTCAAAGCCCTCAACTGCGAGCTGCTCGGGCTGTCGATCGACAGCACGTACAGCCACATCGCCTGGCTGCGCACGATCAAGGAGAAGATCACGTACAAGGACCTGAAGGGTGTCGAGGTCACATTCCCGGTGATCAGCGATCTGACCATGGAGGTCTCGAAGAAATACGGGATGCTCCAGCCGGCGGCGAGCAACACGCAGGCCGTACGGGCCGTGTTCATCATCGATCCGCAGGCCATCGTGCGCGCGGTCTTGTATTACCCGCTGGCCAACGGGCGCAACATGCAGGAGGTGAAACGCCTGCTGGTGGCCATGCAGCACTCAGACGAACACAAGATCGCGACGCCCGCCAACTGGCAACCGGGCGACGACGTCATCGTGCCGCCGCCGGGCTCCTGCGGCGCCGCGAAGGAGCGCGTCGAGAAATCCGCGGCTGACACGAAGGTCCTCGACTGGTTCCTGACGCTCAAAAAGTGCCCGCACGGAAAGTAG
- a CDS encoding polysaccharide deacetylase family protein, with protein sequence MTRMTRCILIGVVGSLLGGLSGCEGWPLPWLESATDRAQQPVGLVQLIEFHDIQGLRNWAYALERRNLKALIYVQENILAAYPADIRWLADQGHEIAGGYAEEPLWDVAYDTQYQVMSTTKALVEEVTGKPMRAFGSRYFAYDENTLRAADALGVAYILARGTSDVEALIYDPDEYACQLISVSNVTFEDMGHGSLCDYSLWARGSTAEEFAQVLQESLAKRPKRIMVASHAYLGGMKQAWWTVYENLLDSGEIQWAESFDAWVTAASGVNIQVPLSMIPVNREVLYDTPTPAVPLEELEDVDQLYNPCGAP encoded by the coding sequence GTGACACGAATGACCAGGTGCATACTCATCGGAGTCGTCGGCAGTCTGCTGGGTGGTTTGAGCGGTTGCGAAGGCTGGCCGCTGCCGTGGCTGGAGTCGGCGACAGACCGCGCGCAGCAACCGGTGGGCCTGGTGCAGTTGATCGAGTTCCACGACATCCAGGGGCTCCGAAACTGGGCCTACGCGCTCGAGCGGCGGAACCTGAAGGCGCTGATCTATGTGCAGGAGAACATCCTCGCCGCTTACCCTGCGGACATCCGGTGGCTGGCCGATCAGGGACACGAGATCGCGGGCGGGTATGCCGAGGAACCGCTGTGGGATGTGGCGTACGACACGCAGTATCAAGTCATGAGCACGACGAAGGCGCTGGTTGAGGAAGTGACCGGCAAGCCTATGCGGGCTTTCGGCAGCCGGTACTTTGCGTACGATGAGAACACGTTGAGGGCGGCGGACGCGCTGGGGGTGGCGTATATCCTCGCGCGCGGCACCAGCGACGTCGAAGCGCTCATCTACGATCCGGACGAATACGCTTGCCAGCTCATCTCGGTCAGCAATGTCACCTTCGAGGACATGGGCCACGGCAGCCTGTGCGACTACTCGCTGTGGGCGCGCGGCTCAACGGCGGAGGAGTTCGCCCAGGTGCTGCAGGAATCGCTGGCGAAGCGACCCAAGCGGATCATGGTCGCATCGCACGCCTACCTGGGGGGCATGAAGCAGGCCTGGTGGACGGTCTATGAGAACCTGCTCGACAGTGGCGAGATTCAATGGGCCGAGAGCTTCGACGCGTGGGTGACGGCCGCGAGCGGCGTGAACATCCAGGTGCCGTTGAGCATGATCCCGGTCAACCGGGAAGTCCTGTACGACACGCCGACGCCGGCGGTCCCGCTCGAAGAGCTGGAGGACGTGGATCAATTGTACAACCCGTGTGGCGCACCATGA
- a CDS encoding MBL fold metallo-hydrolase gives MSTVRITILVDNYVRRRGLLAEHGWACWVETPTSRLLFDTGPGAALQPNARELGIPLETANAIVLSHGHYDHTGALGVMLNLAPAARVFAHPAALEAKYKRAANGHIRAIGLPVPSADLRTRLAARLVATRSPTEISPELCVTGEVPRVTDFEPDDDSFYVDTAGEQADALSDDQALIVRAADGMVVVLGCAHAGVVNTLRHAQTLYPGLPLVAVLGGMHLQSVSTKRVTRTINELAALGVNSVIPTHCTGLPVLATLATGLPRRCTPGEVGAVFEFSTRTGQSQSQ, from the coding sequence ATGAGCACCGTACGTATCACCATCCTGGTTGACAACTACGTGCGGCGGCGAGGTCTGCTGGCCGAGCACGGCTGGGCATGCTGGGTCGAGACGCCCACCAGCCGCCTGCTGTTCGATACAGGACCGGGGGCGGCACTCCAGCCCAACGCCCGTGAGCTCGGCATTCCGCTCGAGACGGCGAACGCGATTGTGCTGAGCCACGGTCACTATGACCACACCGGCGCGCTGGGGGTGATGTTGAACCTGGCTCCAGCGGCACGCGTGTTTGCGCACCCCGCGGCCCTGGAAGCGAAGTACAAGCGTGCGGCCAATGGCCACATTCGCGCAATCGGGTTACCCGTCCCTTCCGCGGACCTGCGCACTCGACTCGCGGCGCGCCTGGTTGCCACGCGCAGTCCGACCGAGATCAGCCCCGAGCTGTGTGTTACGGGCGAAGTGCCACGCGTGACCGATTTTGAGCCGGACGACGACAGCTTTTACGTGGATACCGCGGGCGAGCAGGCCGACGCGCTGAGCGATGATCAGGCGTTGATTGTGCGCGCGGCGGACGGCATGGTGGTGGTGCTGGGTTGTGCACACGCCGGCGTAGTCAACACGCTGCGCCACGCACAGACGCTGTATCCCGGTCTTCCGCTTGTCGCCGTTCTGGGCGGCATGCACCTGCAGAGCGTATCGACGAAGCGCGTCACGCGAACCATCAATGAGCTCGCTGCCCTGGGCGTGAACAGCGTGATTCCGACCCACTGCACGGGCTTGCCCGTTTTGGCGACGCTCGCGACTGGATTGCCGCGCCGCTGCACGCCTGGCGAAGTGGGCGCGGTATTCGAATTCTCAACAAGGACCGGACAATCACAAAGCCAATGA
- a CDS encoding PaaI family thioesterase — protein sequence MTTDVGQSLLEETRARAHGRCVVCGHVNGRAPRLHFAVADDGSVQATFQPEPAYEGYNGILHGGVISTLLDAAMTNCLFAQGRHGLTAELCVRFRHPVVSDGLLQLRAFVERASPPLFVLRAEIRQAGQVRATAIGKFLEKGRSMTTPEPTRACVERQS from the coding sequence GTGACCACTGACGTCGGCCAGAGCCTGCTGGAGGAAACCCGGGCGCGGGCGCACGGCCGCTGCGTCGTTTGCGGTCACGTCAACGGGCGCGCTCCGCGATTGCACTTCGCGGTAGCGGATGACGGGAGCGTGCAGGCGACGTTCCAGCCTGAGCCGGCGTACGAGGGTTACAATGGCATCCTGCACGGCGGCGTGATTTCAACGCTGCTGGATGCGGCGATGACCAACTGCCTGTTTGCGCAGGGGCGCCACGGCCTGACCGCTGAATTGTGCGTCCGTTTTCGGCATCCGGTGGTCAGCGACGGTCTGCTGCAGCTACGCGCATTTGTGGAACGTGCGTCGCCGCCCCTGTTCGTTTTGCGCGCGGAAATCCGGCAGGCTGGCCAGGTGCGCGCGACAGCCATCGGGAAGTTCCTGGAAAAAGGGCGCTCCATGACTACACCTGAACCTACTAGGGCGTGCGTTGAGCGACAGAGTTGA